In Physeter macrocephalus isolate SW-GA unplaced genomic scaffold, ASM283717v5 random_352, whole genome shotgun sequence, one DNA window encodes the following:
- the LOC102976086 gene encoding unconventional myosin-XVIIIa isoform X4, with the protein MLAHPLGGLGSLTPPVEPQAHASWETEAQVFFRAGTLARLEEQRDEQTSRNLTLFQAACRGYLARQHFKKKKIQDLAIRCVQKNIKKNKGVKDWPWWKLFTTVRPLIEVQLSEEQIRNKDEEIQQLRSKLEKVEKERNELRLSSDRLETRISELTSELTDERNTGESASQLLDAETAERLRAEKEMKELQTQYDALKKKTEVMEMEVMEARLIRAAEINGEVDDDDTGGEWRLKYERAVREVDFTKKRLQQEFEDKLEVEQQNKRQLERRLGDLQADSDESQRALQQLKKKCQRLTAELQDTKLHLEGQQVRNHELEKKQRRFDSELSQAHEEAQREKLQREKLQREKDMLLAEAFSLKQQMEEKDMDIAGFTQKVVSLEAELQDISSQESKDEASLAKVKKQLRDLEAKVKDQEEELDEQAGTIQMLEQAKLRLEMEMERMRQTHSKEMESRDEEVEEARQSCQKKLKQMEVQLEEEYEDKQKVLREKRELENKVATLSDQVNQRDFESEKRLRKDLKRTKALLADAQIMLDHLKNNAPSKREIAQLKNQLEESEFTCAAAVKARKAMEVEIEDLHLQIDDIAKAKTALEEQLSRLQREKNEIQSRLEEDQEDMNELMKKHKAAVAQASRDLAQMNDLQAQLEEANKEKQELQEKLQALQSQVEFLEQSMVDRSLVSRQEAKIRELETRLEFERTQVKRLESLAGRLKENMEKLTEERDQRTAAENREKEQSKRLQRQLRDTKEEMGELARKEAEASRKKHELELDLESLEAANQSLQADLKLAFKRIGDLQAAIEDEMESDENEDLINSLQDMVTKYQKRKNKPEGDSDVDSELEDRVDGVKSWLSKNKGPSKAASDDGSLKSSRC; encoded by the exons ATGTTGGCCCACCCTCTCGGGGGACTTGGGTCTCTCACACCCCCTGTGGAACCTCAGGCTCACGCATCAtgggaaacggaggctcag GTGTTCTTCCGGGCAGGCACACTGGCACGGCTGGAGGAGCAGCGGGATGAACAAACCAGCAGGAACCTGACCCTGTTCCAGGCAGCCTGCAGGGGCTACCTGGCCCGTCAGCACTTCAAGAAGAAAAAG ATCCAAGACCTGGCCATTCGCTGTGTGCAGAAGAACATCAAGAAGAACAAAGGGGTGAAGGACTGGCCCTGGTGGAAGCTCTTCACCACGGTGCGACCCCTCATTGAGGTACAGCTGTCGGAGGAGCAGATCCGGAACAAAGAC GAAGAGATCCAGCAGCTGAGGAGCAAGCTTGAGAAGGTGGAGAAGGAGCGGAACGAGCTGCGGCTCAGCAGTGACCGGCTGGAGACCCGG atCTCAGAGCTGACATCGGAGCTGACGGATGAACGTAACACGGGAGAGTCCGCCTCCCAGCTGCTGGACGCGGAGACCGCCGAGAGGCTCCGGGCTGAGAAGGAGATGAAGGAGCTGCAG ACCCAGTATGATGCACTGAAGAAGAAAACGGAGGTGATGGAAATGGAGGTGATGGAGGCCCGTCTCATCCGGGCAGCTGAGATCAACGGGGAAGTGGATGATGATGACACAG gTGGCGAGTGGCGCCTGAAGTATGAGCGAGCAGTGCGGGAGGTGGACTTCACCAAGAAGCGGCTCCAGCAGGAGTTTGAGGACAAGCTGGAGGTGGAGCAGCAGAACAAGAGGCAGCTGGAGAGGCGG CTTGGAGACCTGCAGGCAGATAGCGATGAGAGCCAGCGGGCCCTGCAGCAGCTCAAGAAGAAGTGCCAGCGGCTGACAGCCGAGCTGCAGGACACCAAGCTGCACCTGGAGGGCCAGCAGGTCCGCAACCACGAGCTGGAGAAGAAACAGAGGAG GTTTGACAGTGAGCTCTCGCAGGCACATGAGGAGGCCCAGCGGGAGAAGCTGCAGCGGGAGAAGCTGCAGCGGGAGAAGGACATGCTCCTCGCCGAGGCCTTCAGCCTGAAGCAGCAAATGGAG GAAAAAGACATGGACATTGCGGGATTCACCCAGAAGGTTGTGTCATTGGAGGCTGAGCTCCAGGACATTTCTTCCCAAGAGTCCAAGGATGAGGCCTCTTTGGCCAAGGTCAAGAAACAGCTCCGAGACCTGGAGGCCAAGGTCAAGgatcaggaggaggagctggatgAGCAGGCGGGGACCATCCAGATGCTGGAGCAG gcCAAGCTGCGGCTCGAGATGGAGATGGAGCGGATGAGGCAGACCCATTCCAAGGAGATGGAGAGTCGGgatgaggaggtggaggaggcccGGCAGTCATGTCAGAAAAAG TTAAAGCAAATGGAAGTACAGCTCGAGGAGGAGTATGAGGACAAGCAGAAGGTGCTGCGGGAAAAGCGGGAGCTGGAGAACAAGGTGGCCACGCTCAGTGACCAG GTGAACCAGCGAGACTTTGAGTCAGAGAAGCGGCTCCGGAAAGACCTGAAGCGCACCAAGGCCCTGCTGGCAGATGCTCAGATCATGCTGGACCACCTGAAGAACAACGCACCCAGCAAGAGGGAGATCGCCCAGCTGAAGAACCAG CTGGAGGAGTCAGAGTTCACCTGTGCAGCAGCCGTGAAAGCGCGCAAAGCAATGGAGGTGGAGATCGAAGACCTGCACCTGCAGATTGACGACATCGCCAAAGCCAAGACGGCG CTGGAGGAGCAGCTGAGCCGCCTTCAGCGTGAGAAGAATGAGATCCAGAGCCGGCTGGAGGAGGATCAGGAGGACATGAATGAACTGATGAAGAAGCACAAGGCAGCCGTGGCTCAG GCCTCCCGGGATCTGGCTCAGATGAATGATCTCCAAGCTCAGCTAGAAGAAGCCAACAAAGAGAAGCAAGAGCTACAGGAGAAG CTACAAGCCCTCCAGAGCCAAGTGGAGTTCCTGGAGCAGTCCATGGTGGACAGGTCCCTGGTGAGCAGGCAGGAAGCTAAGATCCGGGAGCTGGAGACACGCCTGGAGTTCGAAAGGACCCAAGTGAAGCGGCTGGAG AGCCTGGCCGGCCGGCTCAAGGAGAACATGGAGAAGCTGACTGAGGAACGGGATCAGCGCACGGCGGCTGAGAACCGGGAGAAGGAGCAGAGCAAGCGGCTACAGCGGCAGCTCCGGGACACCAAGGAGGAGATGGGCGAGCTTGCCAGGAAGGAGGCCGAGGCGAGCCGCAAGAAGCATGAACTG GAGCTGGATCTGGAGAGTCTGGAAGCTGCTAACCAGAGCCTGCAGGCTGATCTGAAACTGGCGTTCAAGCGCATCGGGGACCTGCAGGCCGCCATTGAGGACGAGATGGAGAGTGATGAGAACGAGGACCTCATCAACAG ttTGCAGGACATGGTGACAAagtatcagaaaagaaagaataaacc CGAGGGGGACTCAGATGTGGACTCAGAGCTGGAGGACCGGGTCGACGGGGTCAAGTCATGGTTGTCCAAAAACAAGGGGCCTTCCAAGGCGGCTTCCGATGATGGCAGCTTGAAGAGTTCTAG atgttgA
- the LOC102976086 gene encoding unconventional myosin-XVIIIa isoform X5: MLAHPLGGLGSLTPPVEPQAHASWETEAQVFFRAGTLARLEEQRDEQTSRNLTLFQAACRGYLARQHFKKKKIQDLAIRCVQKNIKKNKGVKDWPWWKLFTTVRPLIEVQLSEEQIRNKDEEIQQLRSKLEKVEKERNELRLSSDRLETRISELTSELTDERNTGESASQLLDAETAERLRAEKEMKELQTQYDALKKKTEVMEMEVMEARLIRAAEINGEVDDDDTGGEWRLKYERAVREVDFTKKRLQQEFEDKLEVEQQNKRQLERRLGDLQADSDESQRALQQLKKKCQRLTAELQDTKLHLEGQQVRNHELEKKQRRFDSELSQAHEEAQREKLQREKLQREKDMLLAEAFSLKQQMEEKDMDIAGFTQKVVSLEAELQDISSQESKDEASLAKVKKQLRDLEAKVKDQEEELDEQAGTIQMLEQAKLRLEMEMERMRQTHSKEMESRDEEVEEARQSCQKKLKQMEVQLEEEYEDKQKVLREKRELENKVATLSDQVNQRDFESEKRLRKDLKRTKALLADAQIMLDHLKNNAPSKREIAQLKNQLEESEFTCAAAVKARKAMEVEIEDLHLQIDDIAKAKTALEEQLSRLQREKNEIQSRLEEDQEDMNELMKKHKAAVAQASRDLAQMNDLQAQLEEANKEKQELQEKLQALQSQVEFLEQSMVDRSLVSRQEAKIRELETRLEFERTQVKRLESLAGRLKENMEKLTEERDQRTAAENREKEQSKRLQRQLRDTKEEMGELARKEAEASRKKHELELDLESLEAANQSLQADLKLAFKRIGDLQAAIEDEMESDENEDLINSEGDSDVDSELEDRVDGVKSWLSKNKGPSKAASDDGSLKSSRC, encoded by the exons ATGTTGGCCCACCCTCTCGGGGGACTTGGGTCTCTCACACCCCCTGTGGAACCTCAGGCTCACGCATCAtgggaaacggaggctcag GTGTTCTTCCGGGCAGGCACACTGGCACGGCTGGAGGAGCAGCGGGATGAACAAACCAGCAGGAACCTGACCCTGTTCCAGGCAGCCTGCAGGGGCTACCTGGCCCGTCAGCACTTCAAGAAGAAAAAG ATCCAAGACCTGGCCATTCGCTGTGTGCAGAAGAACATCAAGAAGAACAAAGGGGTGAAGGACTGGCCCTGGTGGAAGCTCTTCACCACGGTGCGACCCCTCATTGAGGTACAGCTGTCGGAGGAGCAGATCCGGAACAAAGAC GAAGAGATCCAGCAGCTGAGGAGCAAGCTTGAGAAGGTGGAGAAGGAGCGGAACGAGCTGCGGCTCAGCAGTGACCGGCTGGAGACCCGG atCTCAGAGCTGACATCGGAGCTGACGGATGAACGTAACACGGGAGAGTCCGCCTCCCAGCTGCTGGACGCGGAGACCGCCGAGAGGCTCCGGGCTGAGAAGGAGATGAAGGAGCTGCAG ACCCAGTATGATGCACTGAAGAAGAAAACGGAGGTGATGGAAATGGAGGTGATGGAGGCCCGTCTCATCCGGGCAGCTGAGATCAACGGGGAAGTGGATGATGATGACACAG gTGGCGAGTGGCGCCTGAAGTATGAGCGAGCAGTGCGGGAGGTGGACTTCACCAAGAAGCGGCTCCAGCAGGAGTTTGAGGACAAGCTGGAGGTGGAGCAGCAGAACAAGAGGCAGCTGGAGAGGCGG CTTGGAGACCTGCAGGCAGATAGCGATGAGAGCCAGCGGGCCCTGCAGCAGCTCAAGAAGAAGTGCCAGCGGCTGACAGCCGAGCTGCAGGACACCAAGCTGCACCTGGAGGGCCAGCAGGTCCGCAACCACGAGCTGGAGAAGAAACAGAGGAG GTTTGACAGTGAGCTCTCGCAGGCACATGAGGAGGCCCAGCGGGAGAAGCTGCAGCGGGAGAAGCTGCAGCGGGAGAAGGACATGCTCCTCGCCGAGGCCTTCAGCCTGAAGCAGCAAATGGAG GAAAAAGACATGGACATTGCGGGATTCACCCAGAAGGTTGTGTCATTGGAGGCTGAGCTCCAGGACATTTCTTCCCAAGAGTCCAAGGATGAGGCCTCTTTGGCCAAGGTCAAGAAACAGCTCCGAGACCTGGAGGCCAAGGTCAAGgatcaggaggaggagctggatgAGCAGGCGGGGACCATCCAGATGCTGGAGCAG gcCAAGCTGCGGCTCGAGATGGAGATGGAGCGGATGAGGCAGACCCATTCCAAGGAGATGGAGAGTCGGgatgaggaggtggaggaggcccGGCAGTCATGTCAGAAAAAG TTAAAGCAAATGGAAGTACAGCTCGAGGAGGAGTATGAGGACAAGCAGAAGGTGCTGCGGGAAAAGCGGGAGCTGGAGAACAAGGTGGCCACGCTCAGTGACCAG GTGAACCAGCGAGACTTTGAGTCAGAGAAGCGGCTCCGGAAAGACCTGAAGCGCACCAAGGCCCTGCTGGCAGATGCTCAGATCATGCTGGACCACCTGAAGAACAACGCACCCAGCAAGAGGGAGATCGCCCAGCTGAAGAACCAG CTGGAGGAGTCAGAGTTCACCTGTGCAGCAGCCGTGAAAGCGCGCAAAGCAATGGAGGTGGAGATCGAAGACCTGCACCTGCAGATTGACGACATCGCCAAAGCCAAGACGGCG CTGGAGGAGCAGCTGAGCCGCCTTCAGCGTGAGAAGAATGAGATCCAGAGCCGGCTGGAGGAGGATCAGGAGGACATGAATGAACTGATGAAGAAGCACAAGGCAGCCGTGGCTCAG GCCTCCCGGGATCTGGCTCAGATGAATGATCTCCAAGCTCAGCTAGAAGAAGCCAACAAAGAGAAGCAAGAGCTACAGGAGAAG CTACAAGCCCTCCAGAGCCAAGTGGAGTTCCTGGAGCAGTCCATGGTGGACAGGTCCCTGGTGAGCAGGCAGGAAGCTAAGATCCGGGAGCTGGAGACACGCCTGGAGTTCGAAAGGACCCAAGTGAAGCGGCTGGAG AGCCTGGCCGGCCGGCTCAAGGAGAACATGGAGAAGCTGACTGAGGAACGGGATCAGCGCACGGCGGCTGAGAACCGGGAGAAGGAGCAGAGCAAGCGGCTACAGCGGCAGCTCCGGGACACCAAGGAGGAGATGGGCGAGCTTGCCAGGAAGGAGGCCGAGGCGAGCCGCAAGAAGCATGAACTG GAGCTGGATCTGGAGAGTCTGGAAGCTGCTAACCAGAGCCTGCAGGCTGATCTGAAACTGGCGTTCAAGCGCATCGGGGACCTGCAGGCCGCCATTGAGGACGAGATGGAGAGTGATGAGAACGAGGACCTCATCAACAG CGAGGGGGACTCAGATGTGGACTCAGAGCTGGAGGACCGGGTCGACGGGGTCAAGTCATGGTTGTCCAAAAACAAGGGGCCTTCCAAGGCGGCTTCCGATGATGGCAGCTTGAAGAGTTCTAG atgttgA
- the LOC102976086 gene encoding unconventional myosin-XVIIIa isoform X1 produces MLAHPLGGLGSLTPPVEPQAHASWETEAQVFFRAGTLARLEEQRDEQTSRNLTLFQAACRGYLARQHFKKKKIQDLAIRCVQKNIKKNKGVKDWPWWKLFTTVRPLIEVQLSEEQIRNKDEEIQQLRSKLEKVEKERNELRLSSDRLETRISELTSELTDERNTGESASQLLDAETAERLRAEKEMKELQTQYDALKKKTEVMEMEVMEARLIRAAEINGEVDDDDTGGEWRLKYERAVREVDFTKKRLQQEFEDKLEVEQQNKRQLERRLGDLQADSDESQRALQQLKKKCQRLTAELQDTKLHLEGQQVRNHELEKKQRRFDSELSQAHEEAQREKLQREKLQREKDMLLAEAFSLKQQMEEKDMDIAGFTQKVVSLEAELQDISSQESKDEASLAKVKKQLRDLEAKVKDQEEELDEQAGTIQMLEQAKLRLEMEMERMRQTHSKEMESRDEEVEEARQSCQKKLKQMEVQLEEEYEDKQKVLREKRELENKVATLSDQVNQRDFESEKRLRKDLKRTKALLADAQIMLDHLKNNAPSKREIAQLKNQLEESEFTCAAAVKARKAMEVEIEDLHLQIDDIAKAKTALEEQLSRLQREKNEIQSRLEEDQEDMNELMKKHKAAVAQASRDLAQMNDLQAQLEEANKEKQELQEKLQALQSQVEFLEQSMVDRSLVSRQEAKIRELETRLEFERTQVKRLESLAGRLKENMEKLTEERDQRTAAENREKEQSKRLQRQLRDTKEEMGELARKEAEASRKKHELELDLESLEAANQSLQADLKLAFKRIGDLQAAIEDEMESDENEDLINSLQDMVTKYQKRKNKPEGDSDVDSELEDRVDGVKSWLSKNKGPSKAASDDGSLKSSRAALNTLGKEGKGVEERPASVLSSLSYRKRLTLKDSIGGTGDEDSLFTTLSERPASPERPPRKARGGPREELGLGRKSEEPEECGSVFSGVGGCSSRGLEKPWGSDFDRASAVSAAVSRASSATQRGSGEDGVCSSVSFSLSGSPSSRRSTSRLESLSRTLSPPLGRASALSRESPDSHLSLGRSCLDDWDDGASVALSEAHSQYSYPSLARSLSVPPQPRISASATDESLGSSVRPTSRHSYLDPDLEAAIHEVLSYKPVPLHRSSLEPDSEEDDRKSIQSTRSAQLDPPERATSIRRSASAADVSRSRSSRKSRSKRRSGSSSSSEDSSEPRRRKKGSSRKSKKKSRSRRKRTETESESSSSTSSGSTVSGHSRSSVKKGPAAEDKEAGQARRQSRKEEKKRKKEVDSLMMRYLYRPESD; encoded by the exons ATGTTGGCCCACCCTCTCGGGGGACTTGGGTCTCTCACACCCCCTGTGGAACCTCAGGCTCACGCATCAtgggaaacggaggctcag GTGTTCTTCCGGGCAGGCACACTGGCACGGCTGGAGGAGCAGCGGGATGAACAAACCAGCAGGAACCTGACCCTGTTCCAGGCAGCCTGCAGGGGCTACCTGGCCCGTCAGCACTTCAAGAAGAAAAAG ATCCAAGACCTGGCCATTCGCTGTGTGCAGAAGAACATCAAGAAGAACAAAGGGGTGAAGGACTGGCCCTGGTGGAAGCTCTTCACCACGGTGCGACCCCTCATTGAGGTACAGCTGTCGGAGGAGCAGATCCGGAACAAAGAC GAAGAGATCCAGCAGCTGAGGAGCAAGCTTGAGAAGGTGGAGAAGGAGCGGAACGAGCTGCGGCTCAGCAGTGACCGGCTGGAGACCCGG atCTCAGAGCTGACATCGGAGCTGACGGATGAACGTAACACGGGAGAGTCCGCCTCCCAGCTGCTGGACGCGGAGACCGCCGAGAGGCTCCGGGCTGAGAAGGAGATGAAGGAGCTGCAG ACCCAGTATGATGCACTGAAGAAGAAAACGGAGGTGATGGAAATGGAGGTGATGGAGGCCCGTCTCATCCGGGCAGCTGAGATCAACGGGGAAGTGGATGATGATGACACAG gTGGCGAGTGGCGCCTGAAGTATGAGCGAGCAGTGCGGGAGGTGGACTTCACCAAGAAGCGGCTCCAGCAGGAGTTTGAGGACAAGCTGGAGGTGGAGCAGCAGAACAAGAGGCAGCTGGAGAGGCGG CTTGGAGACCTGCAGGCAGATAGCGATGAGAGCCAGCGGGCCCTGCAGCAGCTCAAGAAGAAGTGCCAGCGGCTGACAGCCGAGCTGCAGGACACCAAGCTGCACCTGGAGGGCCAGCAGGTCCGCAACCACGAGCTGGAGAAGAAACAGAGGAG GTTTGACAGTGAGCTCTCGCAGGCACATGAGGAGGCCCAGCGGGAGAAGCTGCAGCGGGAGAAGCTGCAGCGGGAGAAGGACATGCTCCTCGCCGAGGCCTTCAGCCTGAAGCAGCAAATGGAG GAAAAAGACATGGACATTGCGGGATTCACCCAGAAGGTTGTGTCATTGGAGGCTGAGCTCCAGGACATTTCTTCCCAAGAGTCCAAGGATGAGGCCTCTTTGGCCAAGGTCAAGAAACAGCTCCGAGACCTGGAGGCCAAGGTCAAGgatcaggaggaggagctggatgAGCAGGCGGGGACCATCCAGATGCTGGAGCAG gcCAAGCTGCGGCTCGAGATGGAGATGGAGCGGATGAGGCAGACCCATTCCAAGGAGATGGAGAGTCGGgatgaggaggtggaggaggcccGGCAGTCATGTCAGAAAAAG TTAAAGCAAATGGAAGTACAGCTCGAGGAGGAGTATGAGGACAAGCAGAAGGTGCTGCGGGAAAAGCGGGAGCTGGAGAACAAGGTGGCCACGCTCAGTGACCAG GTGAACCAGCGAGACTTTGAGTCAGAGAAGCGGCTCCGGAAAGACCTGAAGCGCACCAAGGCCCTGCTGGCAGATGCTCAGATCATGCTGGACCACCTGAAGAACAACGCACCCAGCAAGAGGGAGATCGCCCAGCTGAAGAACCAG CTGGAGGAGTCAGAGTTCACCTGTGCAGCAGCCGTGAAAGCGCGCAAAGCAATGGAGGTGGAGATCGAAGACCTGCACCTGCAGATTGACGACATCGCCAAAGCCAAGACGGCG CTGGAGGAGCAGCTGAGCCGCCTTCAGCGTGAGAAGAATGAGATCCAGAGCCGGCTGGAGGAGGATCAGGAGGACATGAATGAACTGATGAAGAAGCACAAGGCAGCCGTGGCTCAG GCCTCCCGGGATCTGGCTCAGATGAATGATCTCCAAGCTCAGCTAGAAGAAGCCAACAAAGAGAAGCAAGAGCTACAGGAGAAG CTACAAGCCCTCCAGAGCCAAGTGGAGTTCCTGGAGCAGTCCATGGTGGACAGGTCCCTGGTGAGCAGGCAGGAAGCTAAGATCCGGGAGCTGGAGACACGCCTGGAGTTCGAAAGGACCCAAGTGAAGCGGCTGGAG AGCCTGGCCGGCCGGCTCAAGGAGAACATGGAGAAGCTGACTGAGGAACGGGATCAGCGCACGGCGGCTGAGAACCGGGAGAAGGAGCAGAGCAAGCGGCTACAGCGGCAGCTCCGGGACACCAAGGAGGAGATGGGCGAGCTTGCCAGGAAGGAGGCCGAGGCGAGCCGCAAGAAGCATGAACTG GAGCTGGATCTGGAGAGTCTGGAAGCTGCTAACCAGAGCCTGCAGGCTGATCTGAAACTGGCGTTCAAGCGCATCGGGGACCTGCAGGCCGCCATTGAGGACGAGATGGAGAGTGATGAGAACGAGGACCTCATCAACAG ttTGCAGGACATGGTGACAAagtatcagaaaagaaagaataaacc CGAGGGGGACTCAGATGTGGACTCAGAGCTGGAGGACCGGGTCGACGGGGTCAAGTCATGGTTGTCCAAAAACAAGGGGCCTTCCAAGGCGGCTTCCGATGATGGCAGCTTGAAGAGTTCTAG AGCGGCCCTCAACACCCTGGGGAAGGAGGGcaagggggtggaggagaggccGGCCTCCGTGCTGAGCTCCCTGAGCTATCGGAAGCGGCTCACCCTGAAGGACTCCATCGGGGGCACCGGGGATGAGGATTCGCTCTTCACCACCCTGAGCGAGCGGCCAGCCTCCCCCGAGAGGCCCCCCCGGAAGGCCCGCGGGGgccccagggaggagctgggcctgGGCAGGAAGTCCGAGGAGCCTGAGGAATGTGGCTCCGTCTTCTCCGGGGTCGGGGGCTGCTCTAGCCGGGGGCTGGAGAAGCCGTGGGGCTCAGACTTTGACCGGGCCTCGGCCGTCTCTGCGGCCGTCAGCCGGGCCTCCTCGGCCACACAGCGTGGCTCCGGCGAGGATGGGGTCTGCTCCTCCGTGAGCTTCTCGCTGTCGGGCTCCCCCAGTTCCCGCCGCAGCACCTCTAGGCTCGAGAGCCTGTCAAGGACCCTCAGCCCTCCCTTGGGCCGGGCCTCAGCCCTCAGCCGGGAGAGCCCCGATTCCCACCTGTCCCTGGGCCGGAGCTGCCTGGATGATTGGGACGATGGAGCCAGTGTGGCCTTGAGTGAGGCCCACTCACAGTATAGCTACCCGTCTCTGGCCCGCAGTCTGTCGGTGCCACCCCAGCCCCGCATCTCCGCCTCCGCCACGGATGAGTCTCTCGGCTCCAGTGTCCGCCCCACCAGCCGTCACTCCTACCTAGACCCAGACCTGGAGGCTGCCATCCATGAGGTCTTGAGCTACAAGCCCGTCCCGTTGCACCGGAGCAGCCTGGAGCCTGACTCTGAGGAGGATGACCGGAAGAGCATCCAAAGTACCCGGAGCGCCCAACTGGACCCCCCGGAGCGAGCCACCAGTATCCGCCGCTCAGCCTCTGCTGCGGATGTCTCTCGGTCCCGCAGCAGCCGGAAGAGCCGGAGCAAGAGAAGGAgcggctccagctccagctccgaAGACTCCTCGGAGCCCAGGCGGCGGAAGAAGGGGAGCTCTCGAAAAAGCAAGAAGAAGTCCAGATCgagaaggaagagaacagagacGGAGTCTGAGTCCTCCTCGTCGACATCCAGTGGCTCCACTGTCTCAGGACACAGCCGCTCGAGCGTGAAGAAGGGCCCAGCTGCGGAGGACAAGGAGGCTGGGCAGGCGCGCCGACAGTCtcggaaggaggagaagaagcgCAAGAAAGAGGTGGACAGCCTGATGATGCGGTACCTGTACCGCCCCGAGAGCGACTAG